AATTcgtaaaaaaaatcgttttaaaGGAATCTTGGGAAAAAATACTTCAGAACCTTTGAAAAATATCTCTTGTTTTAGAATTGTTATGTTGTTTCCGAATTGCTGGCGAAATAAGTTTTTTTCGGCCGTTATCTTTAGGTGCACTATTCCACCTGGAAAACACGGTTATGAACCCCCAAAACACAAAATGCTACCGTTCTcccaacataattttttttcggcatttttttatatttttccataACTAAGGCCATTTATACCTATGTTCtagcaaagtttgaaaaaattttaattttttcattttcaacacCTTTTCTCGATTTTCACAGACGACCACTCTTAAACCACTTTTTAAGTTTTATCTAATGCTCTGATATTGTTTACAAAGGATTAATTCGTTTGACGGTCTTCACTGCGGActcattttatattttaagttttttgaaacaAACGGTTTTGAAACATCTGTTGATGTTCGCTCAATGCAGTCTTTAAATCGGACTAAACGCTCAGCGTCTCGCTCACTTAGAAAAACCGCAGCTTTAAAACGAGCTTTAATTTCAATAGACAATATCATTCGTTACCTACCTGTGCATTGTGTCGTTTTGGTCGACTGAACTGTTCAGAGGAAGATTTTGCGGCAGatttcttcaaaaactttcaTCACATGTGCAGCATTGTCAACCGATTCGTCCAATAAAAACTCGAATTACTGGAACTCCAAGAATGCAAAACAAGAGCcctgtttcaattttttatgtcaGGTAGGATTTTACCAAGCGTACACGTGCGTTCGAGAAGGTAGAGCCATTACTTCACGagaaactgaacaaatttaGAATATTATTAACTCAGTATAGGCTATTTAAAGCTCGTTAACTTGTACTTTGTAAAATATATcgttaattaattcaaaatattcATGATAATCCGTGTAAATGTTTAATTCAATGAAGGACCGATCGGCACTGGAGCAGCAACCCTCTGAAACCGCATCCCGCGAAGtctttaataaaaaatgttatagttaattttattactttcaGTTTCTTACAATAACATTCATGAGAGTATAATTTAAGTCAAGAGATTGTAAGAGATTACATATCCTCTTGTGCACGTATATCTTTCCTTGGATTAATAATTTATGCattcaaaaaaaagtttagtagcatgaaaaatacaattaaaaagtTTTGGTTTGTGTTTCCATtacctttcctttattttgttttacgtGACTAGCAAAAAATACTATCGACAGACCTCGAGCAAAAATTTAAGCGACAAGCGTTCTCTATCGGTCAGCTTTGCACTGAAAGTACTTATACGATCGTATATAACTCGAGGATGGTCTAACTCCATggacagcaaagtgcttgtctgattgtctgcttcatTGCTCGTCTCACctcactaatcttccagcagtaaagaaacgggtttaacGTCGAGTTAAAGTAAACAAGGACACCTGCCATTTCCCATGCAACGACTGAGTTTGATAAATATGTTGTACTAGAAGTGATTACAAATAGCGCAATAAGGTATGGTGTATAACAAATAACTAAGACTGACTgtacccacagtgcactgtgcACTGCttttctgtatcgcgccatgttcagtgcatttggttggctcggctgttgttgtaCTTGTGCCTGATGATGTCTAAGAGtgcgaaaaatctttgtgtacgaggcgagTGAAATAAGCAGCGAAAGTGGTATCGATATCATGATACTCAAAAGTGTTATACGCTTATCGAAAATGATGCATAAAGAGGCGACAAGACATAAAACCCAAAAGCTAGCTATAATGATATAAatgcgcttcaaagttacaatctctttgtatctcagccccaacaTGAGGGCAAGAAGCCTGTCCACGCTTATTACCGCCATCGTCAGCAAAGAAACTCCACATAATACTACGCCAGTAATGAAAGCTGCTTTTCCTGCGTAATGACAAAGGctccagtgttcgtgaaccaCGGACATCCAATAAGTAACACGGAGAGGCTGAGCAATAAGACCAACCAACAggtcagttgttgccagacagcGATACAAGAGTTTAgacggcggatgaagggaagattctttgtgaagggcaacaaggatgagAGAATTACCAAGAAATGCTGTGACGGCGAGGAAAATGTTGACTGCTGCGAAAGAAACTGATGTTGATTGAAGCCCACCCATGATCAAAGAGGGGGAGCATAAcagttcttcaaatgtttttgtctttgttccaCCTCTGGTGAAATTTGTTGTCGACATAATTCTGCATTCGTTTCCCCTGTTCTTGCAACGAGAAATATTTCGTCTAAGCAGGACACGCCGAACTATGATAACTGAAACCTTTCATATAGACTTCCTCCCTCGCGTTTAATCATTTAAAATGCGTCAGAAATTTGCAGCTGTGGGATGCCTCAGGTATGAAACTGATTCTGGTTGAAGCCCAACCAACAAAGAGGAGAGCATAGCAGTTCTTCAACTGTTTTCGTCTGTGTTCCAACTCTCTGAAATTTGTTGTAGGTTATCTAAGATTGCAACGAGTAATATGTCGTCTAAACAGCCCACATCCAGCCATGATCAATTACACCTCATACTTCAATAAAGATATTTATACACACTGAGAATTCTTCATCAGTGTTTACTCGTTTAAAATACGTCAGAAAATTGTCAGTTGTGTTCAAAAACTGAACCTTTAAAGTGCCTCAGGTATGAAATGGAAATAAGTAGAAAATGGAGAGACATCTGTGGTataattcttttaaaagaacgacGAACAATCTCCTTTTATCCAGATCAACTTTCGCTGATAGGGTGCTAACCTGGTGTCCATATTATTCGTGTGAAGTTTAGACTTGTGTCATTAGTAGCaatgaaaaattggaaattaaaatttcaagctgGCGCGATTTTATTTGGTCTTAGAAAAGTGCGATTTGAGACAATCTGCGAATGCatcaaacaatttaaatgtaaattttggtCACAGATGTAAACGTATTTTTAAGTGTGTGAATCAATTTGTAATGACAGGTTATTTCAAACCGTAACAAGATGTTATGCCGCGCGCCATCggttttttcaaacttgttCTCTACCAGCTTTTTCACTTTCGTCAGGAAAgttatgatgatttttttcaacaaaaactgtTTTGCCTATTTTTCCTATTTTGCCCCATGatgtaatttcctttcttcatccCCTTTGGTCAACAAGATAAGAGAAATGGGCGCTAACTGAAAATAGAGGAGGCGGAGAAACCATTGTTTTGCACCAGCCTTGATGGACCTACGCGTTCGGTATCTTTTAACCCCAGAGTTCCATCGGGTACCGACAAAACGAGAAACAAAGCAGAAGAAAAGTaggaaattacttttttaaacaatttttcgctgtttcttttacattttctattTGTTCTCCTTATTTCGCAAAGTGATTGTCCTGCAAAAATTATATCACAAAGTTCGCCCAAATTTTTCTCTGTCAAAGCTTTCATGTATACAGCAGTGACTGAATTCTTCATGTCGTAATTCCCCTGAGTGATTGGCAATTCTCCTCCAATAACCAGAGTTATATGACTGTGCTAAAGTGAACATGATAATCTATTGATCGAGAAGGAAAATGATGGAATAGATACTTAAAAACTATCAACACTCGGTAAAAATATGTAACAATTATCTGCCGAAGATGAAGTGAATAATAttattgttgaataattcccGTGACGAAGTCGAGTTAAAAACTACACCTTGTTAAACCTACATAGACAGCATTTATTATTTATGAACCTACGATCACTCTCGGTTGCGTGTTAAGTAACTCCCGCGTATCTTTCTAGCTCTTCAAACTTCCTGCGTTTATCGTATATTTAATGAGTGCACAGTGACGCACGAAACAACTGTTAAAAATACCCTGTCAAAGATTAGGAAAAGTTAGGTAACCACCACAGACACGCCGCCTCGTTTTAGGTTGGAAAAAATTcgtttttgcaaaataattactCTCTATCGGATTCAATATTTTATTCCGGCTTCAACTAGTCATTTCATTTACCAACGGAGGATTAGCTGACAGAAAAATCAGACTAAAGACTTAAGAGCGACGGTCACgaaatatcgaccaaaatcttaatttcgtggcaagagttgaaaaatcgctttctttcgttttttgcCCATAAGTAGCTTTTAGGTAGATAAGATACCTGCTGTGGATTGTTCCTgccaaaagctttttatttcttagaaaaattagaatatcgGTTTTTGTGGTCGGAGTCacaaaattggctaatcatttacgtgaaatttgcatacatcaacTTGCCTCTCGTTCGCAAACAAAGTCGTACGGAGAAATTTGGACACTTTATTCCAACAGATTcactgttcttcttttactaGAAGATTCTTTTAGAGCAAAAGCGACACTCACCGAGCAGAAATTATCTAAAAATGAGGAATAGGTTTTATGAATAACAAAAACtccgttttgttattgattttcgacGGCAATATTGCACATGTGGTATAACTCCAAATTGACTTCATTCTAGTTAAATCCCACATTTATACATACATCTAAGATATACCTGGGAATTAGCTTGGGTTATTGAAGGAAATCTCTATAAGGCGGTATCGAAGTTAAGGAATTTTCATGGTGGGTCGGCGGTAATTGTGTAAACACTTCCAGTTTCGAAATCCATGAAAGTGGATATTTGATCCCCAAATACTCATTTTTCGTAATCCTTGTAGGTTTTACAGTTGCAAAGTTGTGTTTCTACTTAAAGAGTGAGATAGAAAAGCCAAACTGGGTGAGTTTTGGCCATTTTGAAACGCTACACTCTTTGTTTCGTGACTAAACGTGATATTGGGGAGTCGATCAGTCACGGAATCACAATATTAACAATGCACTTCTTGACGTCGTATAAGAACAGTGTAAGGGTATAATTGAATGAGTAAAAcagcaagttttggaaaatatggctCTCAAAAGTCGGTTGCCATGGTAACGTCAATGCTGACGTACAAGTCACGACGACTTTAAAATGTCCCCAGATGATTTTTAGGAAAAGTCGCTGGGTTTGGTGCTCAAAGCTTGAGTGGCGTGTACATCAATTCTTTATCCAAACCACTAGAACAAGTGtaatttccagtttcattttgttttgaggacATAATAGATTCCCAGAGAAGATCTAGATCATTAGGCGCTATTTCACCAAGAACAGCTGAGACCGCTTGCTTGGCTTTGCGCTAAGGTGGTCAATAGGTTCTTCCAACTTCATTCCTGTAGTGCTTGTCTCGGTTTCTTCTAGGAGGGTTGCTGGTAAATATAATGACGTTTCTTGATCTAGTAAGTCATGTGCTACCACCGAACAAGGAGTACTTGCAGCAATTGGAAGGTTACACATCACGCCCTAGACAAGGacgcaaaataaatataacgtaaactgtattaaaaaaaaattaattgggtacataattatcaaagttaacCAACACTTAGACAAAGATCAATAATCCCTCCTGATCTTTGTTGCCTTTATTATggactaaaaataaaaccttttttgctGCCTTAATTTATGATAAAAGGTGCctaatttattacataaaataccTTTCATTATCACAAATAAGTACGAACTTTAAAGCGAGTAGTAAAGGAACCCGGAGTGGTATATTGGAAACCCGAAACGTTTTTTGGGCGTTATTCACCGTATTTTTAACCTTGAGAAAATTGCATGAACTCGTATCCCTGGCGGTATAAGGTGGAGGGATGCGTGTGTGTAGGTGGGGGCAATTGGAagcaaaaatgcagtttttttttaaatgaaccctttattcttaaaagaacaatttggcCTCAGCTTGCCATCGCGGACTACGTGgtctttaacttgttgccactgcttcaagttctcagattttggtgagaataaaaatagaaaatccgctaaataaatttcaactgTGTGCAGACGCAAGGGCGACATAAAATGCACGGGGTATTAAACCTCTTCATTATCTGCGGAACTCAGGAAAAACTGACGTAGAAGGCACAAAATAAGCatatggcattgttttcttggatacCAGCACACAGTCTGAGGTCCACGAAATCGGTTAATTTGTGCTTTCTATCCCTATTCGTTACATTTCAAGGAAAGGCAGTAAGGAAACGGGGCCCGCTCATGCAGATTTTGTGATGATAAGGTccctatccattttttttttatcttttttgcccCGCGGGCCTTGCTTGGTGCCATTGTTAATAACACTATTTCCATTGAGTGCCATTTCAGAACTCACAGAAGTCTCAACAGTTTCCTCGTAAGAAAGGTTCTTGGTCTCCGGAAGCTTTGTGGGCAGCTCCCCTATTTTCTGCATGTCAAGATTAACCCGGCAGTTGCGACAAATACCTGTTGAGTGAATCGATGGAAAATGCAGGTTTTTGCTGATACGATATAATCACTATTCTGAACAACTACGGTCTTAATTTACACAAGTAAGggaacctgttttaaaaaacttaaatgatagattttcctGCCCTTTCATATACTTCAACCCTTCGATTCCCTACCCTTTGATATACCTGAAGCCTGATAAAGGTACCCTTTAGGGGCTGAGTCTCCCTGTAACTATCTATCAGCCATCAgggaatctgctttaaaaagctgtaattttaggagtccggtgaaggcttctaaatttacctttttgctgctacaatcactaatataaaatgttagagtaatgaaaggaaaagaaacacgtaaataaacaaaggctaTTGAATTTGCGACCGTCACGGctacttaattattgaaaaagtcaaaacaaaaaaaaaagaaaagtgcttacaAAGTGCTTTAATTGAAGAGTCAGATTGGACCGCCATTTTAGAGCTGGTgtgtttggttgaaaaagatgaaaaatgatgtataCATACCTGAActaactggaataaaaattcccagtttcttccatatcaaataacaagcacttttgccaagtcctcGTTCTGCCTTTGCGTTTTTTGGGCTTGTCCGCCGTGCTTCGAGATTAGCGAAGGAACTTAGCACAGTTCGATCCTCGACGCCACCCAATACCAAGGGATGAGCGGTGCCGGGGACAAATCGTTAATTCCGAAAGGTCTAACTCCTAAGAAAAGGATGTAGAtactcttcccaaaataagtTCGATTTCGGTTTCTACATCACTTATTGACAAGGAAGACTTATGAACCGCGatgtctcttttgcagttcagaaatggaataaccTCAGTTGATCTGCTCCTATCTCTGGGGTCATAAGAGCAAGAACCGCCGACTAAGGAGCTAAAAGAGCACTTAACGTCCATGATGACACAAAACTGGCAAAACAAATTCGCTCCAATTTCGCTAATTAAATATTCCCTCTTTGTatttaattgactaattcaatttactatggctagtaaactgcttcgagctttagccaactctgtcatttcttcaataaataatagaaatgaatcctcacaattgaagaaaatatcaatttaaaaaagaatctatgatttttgtctttctgttccgattcttctgaaaccaaaggaagcggaaaaaacaagtataaaagttaaacaggttAGCCGAGAGCTAATCAAATTTCATCCTGATATTTATCAGGGAAAACATCTttcactgaaaaggaaaacttctaccttaacaatgagaaaaaataacctctctttggccgattacctttttttcaataaaaaaggacgAAAAGCTCACACCAGAATCGTTTTCAGTACGCTTTCGTGTATATTCCGGCCTGCTGTGTGAAAACTCCGCTTGACGTTACGGTCACGcaacaagaattgtttactcagccgttgaaaaaaaatttgaatgaattactgtcatttcAAAACCTTCGCGTGAGGCGCTGTAAAGAAAACCCATGCTGATTCTAACATATTATCAAGGAAAACCTTAAATCCCTCTAACGacatagttaaaaggaaaatctgaattataTCACATAGTGAAAAAAACATATGAATTAAGGAGGTATTTGCGGGATTTTTTACGGTTGAAAATACAGCACTTTCCTGCGCGTTGTTTGctatttatgaacaacaataaagataagtcatatagtttctgggaaagtacggcactcactctatcaaaattcggtgtcatgatcctttgaatcatttttccttgaagaccaaaagtcagtttaaaatatcaatttcacacTTGCTTGCGGGACCTTTCGGGATCGTCGCGGGTCAAAttcgtttttctcagttttctcagaattaaagcgctccggaagaaaaagaaatacatgaaatttcttctattcttagtagctttttatagtcagaaaataagcgaaattaatttttcaactcttgccactcaatggtcgatatttcctgaccgtcgctcttaatCGCTGAAGATGCGTCAATCCCTCCTTTAAGAGGGAGAGTTCTTTCATAGGGAATTTTCTGTCTGATCCTCTATGATAATTCAGTACCTTGATAAACAAGAACATGTTCGTCGCAACCAGCTGTTGATTTCAGTAACTaaagtttcagtttaatttcaaattagcaCTGCAAGTGAATTCTCTTGACAAACACAAAGACATGggctctgttttttgttttacaatacgATATGGGCCTCCTAAGTCTTAAAAGATCCATTTTGTCCCTTCTTTAATGGGTGAAATAAACATGTCGTCTTTAGGGCGATAATTAGATGATATGATATTGAAGCAAAGTCTGAGCTTATACAAAGCTTTGAAAACgactcaattaaaaaaaaattgtggaccTTAGGGACAGCAGTTAACCGCTCAGAAATGGAGGAAATAAAATCCGTAAAACTTAGAGACAACCTAAAGATACATAAGCGACAAACTGGACATATGGTGACCTCTATACAAATGATGCGAAACTTGTTTGTCGCTGTTGCCAATATAATTTCAGAACATCAATCGATTTGTAAAAAATTCTGTAACAAACAGAGATGGTCAATTTTATTCCGTTTACTTTCGTAACCTTCAGTTAAATACACAAGTAACAAAGACTTATTCTCATGAGCTTTACGAACATTTTTCTGAtcgcaaaacaaacaaattcaagactAAAACTGGACCGCCTCTTTTGGCAATATGGCGTCAACATCAACGTCAAGCGCTTTCTTTTAATCATAGGAAAACTAGTTGAAATAGTTTTATCGTAACACACAACAATGACTTACTCATTTAAAATGCATTAGGAAATTTTCTATTGggtcaaaaaaatatttttttctcgggAACCTTTGGGTGCCTCAGTTATGAAATGGCAACTAAAGGCAAATGTAGAAAcatctgttatttcagtgtttttacAGTGCGGCAAAGAGTCGGGTCCATATCTTCCGTGTGAAGTTAAGACTTGAATTATAAGCTACGGAAAGCTAAAAATGCAAAAGCTCAGGCTGGCGATGTCAGTTGTTGTaggagaaaaattgaattcgtGACAATCACCGAATGTACTACGTAGACAACACAATTAATCGAAATTAATGTACGGCCACACATACaaacttgtttcaaaatatttgaaattaactgTGTATCTAATTGCGCTTTGTGGCTTTTTTTCTCTCCGTTTCGAATCTTACTcgaactaaaaacaaaatagtaacaAAATCAAGTTGTCACACCAGCAAACCATTTTCTGCAACTGTAAAAGGaaagttattcaatttttgttctagCGATTCTCTTAAACAGTTGACGACTCTCCTTTAGTGATGACAATTAGTTACAGGATAGTTTATTAATCGAGATGGAAAACGAAGGGATGGGCGCTAAAGGCTTATCAGcagttgataaaaaattgacaattgTTTTAGGAGAGGCTTCGTCTTTACCAACCCTGATCAACATTCAGACTCTCTAAAACTGCCACGTGCTTTATATCGCACACTGAGGAACGAATAAGTTGTTAAGAAGACACCTGCTTGCCAAGACAGATTCGGACTTGTATTAGGCCTCGTTTACACGACTGCGTTTCTTTCGGCTTTATACATATATGTAAATACccgttttttaaaaaaccttttaaatttgaaaatataaatcaaacaAATGTATCTTTTCGTTGCTCATCAAAAAGAGATACTTTATATATAGAGactatttaatatattttttcaaatagcAACGTTTTCGAAAATgggtttatatatatatatatatatatatatatatatatatatataggaagtctgcaagtcgattttcgagtggaacagtgctcaatacgttgaagcagagcagaataaatattatgagagggaaaaaaataaaggacgcaactacatttccctacatttaaatgattgaatttaaatgggaaatgtagttgcgtccttttttccctctcataatatatatatatatatacatttatatttatattttaactttagatcctttgttttatcttcgGACGGGAAAATTGCTGATAGAGAAACCAACAACTCATTCAATTCTTCAATACAGAGTAGGAGTTTTATCCAGGAAATTTTAGTTCCTCCGAATAGCGACTGTAGCTGATCGAACCACTAACGCGTTTGTGTGGGCTGCGACAAGTTTCTACTCTCAATCAGtgaatttaaatttaagtaCAAATTAGCTCTAAAAGATAATTTCGTTGACAAATAAACGAATTAATAATAccttttttaaatgataaaataaacaGACCGAGGAGGAGGTAACGCTACGGACAGCAAAGTGCTTCTCTGATTGTCTGTTCTACTGCTTGTCTTACTTCACTAattttccagcagtaaagaacGGACATTCAAGTTAAAGTAAAGTAAGACAACTGATACTCTCCATATAACGACTAAGTATGATTGATATGTCTTACTATAGATTGGTGCCCAACAAGCAACTAACGTAAACAGTGATAAATGGGCAACACAGCGGTCATGCGCTTTTAGATGGATGATTTGCTATTATAAACATAGAGAATCTAAG
This is a stretch of genomic DNA from Pocillopora verrucosa isolate sample1 chromosome 12, ASM3666991v2, whole genome shotgun sequence. It encodes these proteins:
- the LOC131782706 gene encoding melanocyte-stimulating hormone receptor-like encodes the protein MSTTNFTRGGTKTKTFEELLCSPSLIMGGLQSTSVSFAAVNIFLAVTAFLGNSLILVALHKESSLHPPSKLLYRCLATTDLLVGLIAQPLRVTYWMSVVHEHWSLCHYAGKAAFITGVVLCGVSLLTMAVISVDRLLALMLGLRYKEIVTLKRIYIIIASFWVLCLVASLCIIFDKRITLLSIMISIPLSLLISLASYTKIFRTLRHHQAQVQQQPSQPNALNMARYRKAVHSALWVQSVLVICYTPYLIALFVITSSTTYLSNSVVAWEMAGVLVYFNSTLNPFLYCWKISEVRRAMKQTIRQALCCPWS